The genomic region GACCACGTCGCGGCGATGTTCGAGGCGATCGAGGCGGCCAACGCCCAGGTCAAGGCAGCGCGCGAGTCCGACGATCCGCAGGTGCGCGCGACGATGAAGGGCCGCAAGGTCACCGGCCCGGTCACACAGCAGCGGATCAGGGCGACGCTCCGGTCCTGCCTGTCGGCCGCGGTGAAGCAGCGCCTGATGGACGTGAATGTCGCGCAGCTCGTGGACCTCAAGCCGGGCAGGAAGGCCAAGGCGCTGGTGTGGACACGGGAGCGAGTCGAGGCGTGGCGGTCCCGGTTCGAGGAAGCGGCGCACGCCGAAGCTCAGGCGAAGGCCCGGGGCCAGGCCGTGTTGGGCTTCAAGACGTGGCGGTCCGTGGAACGGCCCTCGCCCGTGATGGTGTACACGCCCCCGCAGACCGGGGCGTTCCTGGACCACGCCGTCGAGCACCGGCTCTATGCGGCGTTCCACCTGATCGCGTTCCGGGGCCTACGGCGTGGTGAGGCGGCCGGCCTGCGCTGGCCGGACGTCGACTTGGACGCCGGGACGGTGACCCCGAGCAGGCAGCGCCGTCAGATCGGCTGGGAGGTCGAAGAAGCCGATCTCAAGACTGACGGGTCGGAGGCGACTATCGCTCTGGACAAGGCCACCGTAGACGTCCTGCGGGCGCACCGGGCACGGCAGAACGAGGAGCGGCTTGCGTGGGGTGACGCGTGGGAGGGCGTCGGGCATGTGTTCGCACGGGAGAACGGGGCGCCGCTGCACCCCGCGACGCTCACCGAGGAGTTCGAGCGGATCGCGTTCGACGCAGGGCTCCCGCCGATCCGTCTTCATGACCTTCGGCACGGGGCGGCGACGCTCGCGCTCGCGGCCGGCGTCGACATGAAGACTGTCCAGGCGATGCTGCGTCACTCGTCGATCACGATCACGGCGGACATCTACGCGAGCGTGCTTCCGGAGGTGGCGCACGAGGCCGCGGAGGCGTCCGCGCGGATGGTTCCTCGGGCGGCGTCGGGGACCGGTTCCGGGACTCCCGGTCCCCCTACGGTCCCCCAAGGGGGTTGGGGGAACCGGCAGGGAGCGTCTGTAACGAGGAAACCGCAGTTCACAGGGGGTAGGCCGGGCAGGACTCGAACCCGCGACCCAGGGATTATGAGTCCCCTGCTCTGACCAACTGAGCTACCGGCCCGCCGTCGTCGGCACACGTCATCCTAACAGGGTGTGTCCGGCGTTACCGCGCCGTGAATCCGCCATTCGACAGGGGCTGACGTCGTCCGCGGCGGGGCGGCGGCGTGTACCCCGCACCTGGGTCACGGGGCGTGTACGGCGTCGGTCTAGGGTGGTGAGGTGCGGCGCGCGCCCGGTGGACCCCAGCGCCCGGCACGGACGCCGCTTCTACCCGTTGGTAACATCGCGGGTCGCACATCGTCGTCAGGAGAGTTCACGTCATGGCCCAAGTACCCGTCAACGTCACCGTCACCGGCGCCGCCGGCCAGATCGGCTACGCCCTGCTGTTCCGGATCGCCTCCGGCCAGCTGCTCGGCGCCGACACCCCGGTGAAGCTGCGCCTGCTGGAGATCCCGCAGGCCGTCAAGGCCGCCGAGGGCACGGCGATGGAGCTGGACGACTGCGCCTTCCCCCTGCTGCAGGGCATCGACATCTTCGACGACGCCCGCCAGGCGTTCGAGGGCGCCAACGTGGGCCTGCTGGTCGGCGCGCGTCCCCGCGGCAAGGGCATGGAGCGCGGTGACCTCCTCCAGGCCAACGGCGGCATCTTCAAGCCCCAGGGCGAGGCCATCAACGCCGGCGCGGCCGACGACATCCGCGTCCTGGTGGTCGGCAACCCCGCCAACACCAACGCCCTCATCGCGCAGAGCCACGCTCCCGACGTGCCCGCCGAGCGCTTCACCGCGATGACGCGCCTGGACCACAACCGCGCGCTCACTCAGCTCGCCAAGAAGCTCGACGTGTCGATCAACGACATCAAGAAGCTCACCATCTGGGGCAACCACTCCGCCACCCAGTACCCCGACCTGTTCCACGCCGAGGTCAACGGCGCCAACGCCGCCAAGGCCGTCGGCGACCAGGCCTGGCTGGAGAACGACTTCATCCCGACCGTCGCCAAGCGCGGCGCCGCGATCATCGAGGCCCGGGGCGCCTCCTCGGCCGCCTCCGCCGCCAACGCCGCCATCGACCACGTCCACGACTGGGTCAACGGCACCCCCGAGGGCGACTGGACCTCCGCGGCCATCCCCTCCGACGGTTCCTACGGCGTTCCCGAGGGCCTCATCTCCTCCTTCCCCGTCGTGTCGAAGAACGGCAAGTGGGAGATCGTCCAGGGCCTGGAGATCGACGACTTCTCGCGCGGCCGCATCGACGCCTCCGTCAAGGAGCTCGTCGAGGAGCGCGACACCGTCAAGGAGCTCGGCCTGGTCTGAGCCCGACGAGCCCTCCGCCGCGCGGCGGGCGGTTCGCGGTGACGAGGGGGTGTTCCCACGGGGAGCGCCCCCTTCGCGCGTGCGGAGGGCGCACGTCCCGACGGGGGTCGGGGAGCGGGCAGTATAGAACCGTGAGTCTCATCGATGTTCTTCCCGCCGAACCCGAACCCGATTCCCTCTTCGAGGCGTTCGCCTCGTGGTGCGAGGAGCGGGGCCTCACCCTGTACCCACATCAGGAGGAGGCGCTCATCGAGGTCGTCTCCGGGTCCAACGTCATCCTCAACACCCCCACCGGTTCCGGCAAGAGCATGGTCGCCACCGGCGCCCTCTTCGCCGCGCTGGCCCGAGACGAGTGCGCGTTCTACACCGCGCCCATCAAGGCCCTGGTGTCGGAGAAGTTCTTCGACCTCTGCAAGATCTTCGGCACCGAGAACGTCGGCATGATGACCGGCGACGCCAGCGTCAACTCCGACGCCCCCATCGTGTGCTGCACCGCCGAGGTCCTCGCCCAGATCGCGCTGGTCGAGGGCGCGCACGCGGACATCAACACCGTGGTCATGGACGAGTTCCACTTCTACGCCGAACCCGACCGCGGCTGGGCCTGGCAGGTCCCCCTCCTGGAGATGCCCCAGGCCCAGTTCCTGCTGATGTCGGCGACCCTGGGCGACGTCAGCCGCTTCGAGGAGGACCTGGAGAAGCGCACCGGCCGCTCCACCGCCGTGGTCGCCTCCGCCGAGCGCCCCGTCCCCCTCTACTACGACTACCGCGTCACCCCCCTGCACGAGACGCTGGAGGAGCTGCTCGGCGACGGCCAGGCCCCCGTGTACATCGTGCACTTCACCCAGGCGCAGGCCATCGAGCGCGCACAGTCGCTGACCAGCATCAACATGTGCACCAAGGAGGAGAAGGCGGCGATCGCCGACGAGATCGGCAACTTCCGCTTCACCACCAAGTTCGGCCGGAACCTGTCCCGCTACGTGCGGCACGGCATCGGCGTGCACCACGCCGGGATGCTCCCCAAGTACCGGCGCCTCGTCGAACGGCTCGCACAGGCCGGGCTGCTCAAGGTCATCTGCGGCACCGACACCCTCGGCGTGGGCGTCAACGTGCCCATCCGCACGGTCCTGTTCACCGCCCTGAGCAAGTACGACGGCGTGCGCGTGCGCCGCCTGCGCGCCCGCGAGTTCCACCAGATCGCCGGACGGGCCGGCCGCGCCGGGTTCGACACCGTCGGCCACGTGGTCGCCCAGGCGCCCGAGCACGTCATCGAGAACGAGAAGGCCCTGGCCAAGGCGGGCGACGACACCAAGAAGCGGCGCAAGGTGGTGCGCAAGAAGGCCCCGGAGGGCTTCGTCGCCTGGGACGAGGCGACGTTCCAGAAGCTCATCGCCGCCGACCCCGAACCGCTCACCTCCCGGTTCCGGGTGAGCAACGCGATGCTGCTGAGCGTGATCTCGCGGCCCGGCAACTGCTTCGCCGCCATGAAGCACCTGCTCACCGAGAACCACGACGACCGCAGGACCCAGCGCCGCCACATCCACGAGGCGATCGCCATCTACCGTTCGCTGCTGGACGGCGGCATCGTCGAGACGCTGCCGGAGCCCGACGCCCAGGGCCGCACCGCGCGCCTGACCGTCGACCTGCAGGCCGACTTCGCGCTCAACCAGCCGCTGTCCACGTTCGCGCTGGCCGCACTGGAGCTGCTCGACAAGGAGTCGCCGACCTACCACCTGGACGCGCTCACCGTCGTGGAGTCCACCCTGGACGACCCGCGGCAGATCCTCGGCGCCCAGCTCAACAAGGCCCGCGGCGAGGCAGTCCAGCAGATGAAGATGGACGGTATCGAGTACGACGAGCGCATGGAGCGGCTGGAGGAGATCGACTACCCCAAGCCGCTGGAGGAGCTGCTCGACCACGCCTACGAGGTCTACCGGACCGGCCACCCCTGGGTGGGCGACCACCCGCTGCGGCCCAAGACGGTGGCGCGCGACATGTACGAGCGCGCGATGACCTTCGTCGAGTACGTGGGCCACTACGAGCTGGCGCGCTCGGAGGGTCTCGTCCTGCGCTACCTCGCCAGTGCCTACAAGGCGCTGAACCAGACGGTGCCCGACGACGCCAAGACGGAGGAGCTGCGCGACCTCACCGAGTGGCTGGGCGAGCTGGTCCGCCAGGTCGACTCCAGCCTGCTCGACGAGTGGGAGCAGCTCACCAACCCCGAGGAGGAGGCCCCCGAGGGCGTCGAGCCGGCCGAGGAGCGGGTGCGGCCGATCACCGCCAACGCCCGCGCCTTCAAGGTGCTGGTGCGCAACGAGATGTTCCGCCGCGTGGAGCTGGCCTCCCGCCGCCGCTACGGCGACCTCGGCAAGCTCTCCCAGGACGGGGAGTGGACCGGCGAGGAGTGGGCGGAGGCGGTCGAGGCGTACTACGCCGAGCACGACACGATCGGGACCGGCCCGGACGCCCGCGGCCCGCAGATGCTGCTCATCGAGGAGGAATCCGGCCTGTGGCGGGTCCGGCAGATCTTCGCCGACCCGGCGGGCGACCACGACTGGGGCATCAGCGCGGAGGTCGACCTCGCCGCCTCCGACGCCGAGGGCCGAGCGGTCGTGCACGTCGTGGACGTCAACCGCTTGTGAGGGTTCGGAGAGGGTTCGGGTGGGTTCGGGGCGCTTCACGCCGGGTTGGGTTCGGGGCGCTTCATGCCGGGTTGGGTTCGGGGCGCTTCACGCCGGTGTGGGTTCGGGGCGCTTCACGCCGGGTCCTTCGTCGTCGCCTGCGCCTGCGCTCGTTCCTCGCTCCGGCTCCTCCCACGCAACCCCGCACACCCCCCGCAACCCCCCTGTGGTCCCCACCCCTGTAGAGGCTTCACACCCCCTGTGGCGCCCGTGACCTGAACCGCTCACCTCCAGCCCCTGTGGCACCGCAAACCCGCGTGTGCACGCCCGACCCCCCTTTGCACCAGAGCCGGAGGGTGAAGCCGCACACAACGACCCATCTCACCCCCCGAAGGGGGAGACAGGCAGGCCGTTCAGTCCAGGAGGTTGAAGCCGCACGAGAACAGCCCACCTCACCCCCGAGGGGGCAGGTCGGTCGTTCAGTCCAGCCGGTTGAAGCTGCCCGACATCGGCCTACGTCCACCCGAGGGGGTGAAGGTAGGCCGTTCAGTGTTGGGGGCTACAGGGGGGTTGAAGCCTCTACAGGTGAGGGGACCGCTGGGGGGTTCGCGAGGGGCGCGCCAGTGTTCTGCAGGAGGAGACGGCGCCGCAGCGAGCTTGCGAGCAAGGCAAGTCGACGACGAAGAACACTGGCTACTCGGCGCCCCGCGTCCGAGCCCGCGAGGGCGCCGGAGAGTAGGGCGAGGGCGCCGACGGGTCCTGGAGGGCCTGGAGGTGCACTCCCGAGGAACGAGGGAGTGCACCGGAAGGACCGAAGGGCGCGTCTTCCGGGCGCACGAGCACGGGCCAAAGCGAAGCGGAGGCCCAAAGAAAACACAGGCGGAGGCCCCAAAAAAGCACAGCCGCAGGCCCAAAAACACTCCCTCACACCATGAGGTGGGCGTTGGCCTCCCGGACGCCGGCCGCGAGGTCGGGGCGCTCCACCACGGTCCGGCCGGCCGCGGCCAGCCGTTCGGCCCCGTCGCAGTCCACGAACAGCGCGGGCTCGCGCCAGGCGAACACCACGCGGGGCACGGGAGTGGTGAGGATCAGCCCGGTGCAGGCCAGCGGCCGTGAGGCGCGGGCACTGCACGGCTCCAGGGACGAGTACAGGGTGGCCCCCACCAACCGGGGGTCGGCCGTGTCCACCTCGCGCAGGGCCACCTCCTCCGCGTGGTCGTGGGGGTCGTCGCGGCGTGAGTAGCCCTCGCCGAGCACGGCCCCGTCGGCGGCCACCACCACGGCGCCCACCGAGAACGCGGTGTCCGAGGCCGGGCACAGCCGCGACAGCTCGACCGTGCGGCGCAGCCAGTGCGCGTCGGCGTCCCCGTCGGCGGGCGGCGGCCCGACGGGGCTCACGCGCGGTCCCCGGCCCGGCCGGCCACGTAGCGCAGGACGGCTACGTCGCCGAGCGCGCGCGCCTCCGCCAGGCGCAGCGGCGAGGACGGGGTGAAGGCGAAGGGGCCGGGCAGGACGAAGCGCGGCGCGTCCTCCTCTCCGACGAAGAAGGGGGCCACGGCCAGGCGCAGTTCGTCGACCAGGCCCTCGGTGAGGAACATCGTGTGGATGTGCCCGCCGCCCTCCACGAGGAGGCGGCCCACGCCCCGGCCGGCGAGGTCGGTGAGGACGCCCTTGGCCGTGGGCGGGTCCCCGGCGTCGGCGACGTCGACGGGCGGCAGGTCGGCCGGGCGCCCCGCGAGCGCGCGGCGGGCGTTGCGCAGGCCCGCTCCCCCGGTGTGCACGACCGCTCCGGCCTCGCCGGTGGTGAAGAACCGTGCGGCGGGGTCGAGGTCACCGGACCGGGTGACCACGCACTTGAGCAGGTTCTCGGGCCGGCCCTCGGCGCGGCGCCGGTTCCGCAGTTCCGGCGAGCGTACGAGCAGGCGGGGGTTGTCGGCACGCAGCGTGCCCGCGCCGACGAGGATCGCGTCGCACTCGGCGCGCAGCGCGTCGATCTCGGCGAAGTCGGCGTCGTTGGACAGGCGCAACCGGTCGGGACCGGCGTCGTCGATGCGGCCGTCGATCGACATCGCGCAGCTCAGGATGGTGTACGGACGGTCCATGCCCCAAGGTTAGCCCCGGCCCATCGATCGGAAGGACTTATTGACCCCCGTCCCACGGTCGATGCCTTCCCCCGCTTTCACCTCTGCCGCATCGGATTGTCGCAGGCAGTGCGGTCGGCGCGTAATTGCACGCGAGAATAGGTGGGGACCTAATTCAGCCCCTCAGTGTCCGCTACGCGCACACGTGCGGACGCCTCCGTGGAGCGCCGTCGGACGACCTCATCCGCCTCACCTGCATCCCGGGGAAACCCCTCTTCCGGGTGAACAGCGGGCTTGTGCCTTCGTGCACCTCTCCAGATTCCTCGCAAACTGGACATTGAGCATATATGCCCTGGCCCTCCCAAGTCCGGCGTAACACGCATCGCCAACCCCGACAAGAGCAGAGTGGCGGATGTTTTTACGACCTGTGTCCGTGACTCGGTTAACAAGCCCGTCAACAACGAATACAATCCAGAGGTCGGCTCACTTCCCCACCTCACATAGAGGACGGCGATGTCTCGATTCACCTCCCCCGATTTCCTGAGGCAGGCGGGGGGCAAACACGTCCGGGCCAAACCACCGCCCGTCGTCGACCTGGCACGGCCCAGTCTGGCGCGTTTCCACTCCTTCCACCTCAAGGGGAAGGACCACTTCGAGGTCGACCGCGATCTGGCCACCCGCGCCGAACAGGCCGCCCCGGGTTTCCAGGACGTCGTCCTCGGTGAACGCGCCTTCCTCCAACGGGCGGTCCGGTTCCTGTCCGCGGACCTCGGCATCAGGCAGTTCATCCAGATCGGCGCCGGCCTGCCCGCACCCGGCGACCCCCACGAGATCGCCCACGAGGCCGATCCGGGCGCCCGGGTGGTCTACGCCTCGGACGACCCCATG from Nocardiopsis aegyptia harbors:
- a CDS encoding malate dehydrogenase, producing MAQVPVNVTVTGAAGQIGYALLFRIASGQLLGADTPVKLRLLEIPQAVKAAEGTAMELDDCAFPLLQGIDIFDDARQAFEGANVGLLVGARPRGKGMERGDLLQANGGIFKPQGEAINAGAADDIRVLVVGNPANTNALIAQSHAPDVPAERFTAMTRLDHNRALTQLAKKLDVSINDIKKLTIWGNHSATQYPDLFHAEVNGANAAKAVGDQAWLENDFIPTVAKRGAAIIEARGASSAASAANAAIDHVHDWVNGTPEGDWTSAAIPSDGSYGVPEGLISSFPVVSKNGKWEIVQGLEIDDFSRGRIDASVKELVEERDTVKELGLV
- a CDS encoding DEAD/DEAH box helicase yields the protein MSLIDVLPAEPEPDSLFEAFASWCEERGLTLYPHQEEALIEVVSGSNVILNTPTGSGKSMVATGALFAALARDECAFYTAPIKALVSEKFFDLCKIFGTENVGMMTGDASVNSDAPIVCCTAEVLAQIALVEGAHADINTVVMDEFHFYAEPDRGWAWQVPLLEMPQAQFLLMSATLGDVSRFEEDLEKRTGRSTAVVASAERPVPLYYDYRVTPLHETLEELLGDGQAPVYIVHFTQAQAIERAQSLTSINMCTKEEKAAIADEIGNFRFTTKFGRNLSRYVRHGIGVHHAGMLPKYRRLVERLAQAGLLKVICGTDTLGVGVNVPIRTVLFTALSKYDGVRVRRLRAREFHQIAGRAGRAGFDTVGHVVAQAPEHVIENEKALAKAGDDTKKRRKVVRKKAPEGFVAWDEATFQKLIAADPEPLTSRFRVSNAMLLSVISRPGNCFAAMKHLLTENHDDRRTQRRHIHEAIAIYRSLLDGGIVETLPEPDAQGRTARLTVDLQADFALNQPLSTFALAALELLDKESPTYHLDALTVVESTLDDPRQILGAQLNKARGEAVQQMKMDGIEYDERMERLEEIDYPKPLEELLDHAYEVYRTGHPWVGDHPLRPKTVARDMYERAMTFVEYVGHYELARSEGLVLRYLASAYKALNQTVPDDAKTEELRDLTEWLGELVRQVDSSLLDEWEQLTNPEEEAPEGVEPAEERVRPITANARAFKVLVRNEMFRRVELASRRRYGDLGKLSQDGEWTGEEWAEAVEAYYAEHDTIGTGPDARGPQMLLIEEESGLWRVRQIFADPAGDHDWGISAEVDLAASDAEGRAVVHVVDVNRL
- a CDS encoding deaminase encodes the protein MSPVGPPPADGDADAHWLRRTVELSRLCPASDTAFSVGAVVVAADGAVLGEGYSRRDDPHDHAEEVALREVDTADPRLVGATLYSSLEPCSARASRPLACTGLILTTPVPRVVFAWREPALFVDCDGAERLAAAGRTVVERPDLAAGVREANAHLMV
- a CDS encoding RibD family protein — its product is MDRPYTILSCAMSIDGRIDDAGPDRLRLSNDADFAEIDALRAECDAILVGAGTLRADNPRLLVRSPELRNRRRAEGRPENLLKCVVTRSGDLDPAARFFTTGEAGAVVHTGGAGLRNARRALAGRPADLPPVDVADAGDPPTAKGVLTDLAGRGVGRLLVEGGGHIHTMFLTEGLVDELRLAVAPFFVGEEDAPRFVLPGPFAFTPSSPLRLAEARALGDVAVLRYVAGRAGDRA